In Pyrus communis chromosome 11, drPyrComm1.1, whole genome shotgun sequence, the sequence ctcgaaaattttgaaatttcggCAGAAGCGAAGCGTTTATGAATGCCGCGGATGACGGCCCTGCCTTTACTTAATGGGCCGCTCAAAAGAATGGCTCCTGTcctataatttattttgtatttttcttcaaaacaaaaattaaaatacaaacaaattagtAAAAATATTACGGTCTGTTGGTATTActcttcacttgaaagtgaaaggttttaggtttgaatctcatagatggtgaatttgataccaaattaggctaccTATTGTGTGGTTTAGCCTAACCCCACATACTTAGTAAAAGTAAAATGGCCCTAATTAATAAGAGGAGATGGAGTTCGGCTAAGCGACACAATGAGCAGCATAATTTGGTATCgattcgtcatccacgagattcgaatctaaaacctctcacgtACAAGTGAGGAAGAataccacattattgctagtccattgtgaggctaagcttaTCTCTACCCTTAGTATAGATATTATTGTTTGttctcaaccaaaaaaaaaaaaaaaaaaaaaaaacaaagagttcataaaatttttaaatgatttattatattaacacttcacatattattgaataaaccccacatacttaatacacttcacatttgcttttttaattaaaaattatcttcatACACCACACGTACTTGCTCATAATAATCTCACATCCCACATTTTAAACATACACCTTACATTTTCTATACACACCACATTCTTCAAATCTTATTgtacttatttttaattttgataaaatGAATCTAGCCACCCAGCTGTTCCTAGGTTAATTACTTCTAGGATAATGATTAGTAGTAATAATTATCACTTTCAGGCTAATTACTCAAACGAATCAAAATCATTATCCTCTCAGTTTGGATGAACTTAATCTTAtaagaataattaatattataacttttgggaattgttattagcattctaaaaatcttatttggcattccaaactttctataattataaagaaaaatacacttgtgaggagtgtagaataagatttttggagtgctaataacaattccctaactTTTATCAAAAACTTAACAGATACTCCTTCTTAGCCGACTTAGTACTGATTTGGTACagaggtgcttttataaaaagtgagtatcaaaaaaagttgagctcaaaaaggtgtttgataaacacttaaaagcagcttattttcacagttttgggtgaaaaaaaagttgaaaacgtgaagcagtaaaaatgagtttattctcacaacacagcagaaacaattttttttcaaagcacaacaataccaaaccagcccttaccACGATGCAAGAAAGCAGGGTTCCAATGACAGTGCCAAGGTTTGTCACTAATCACCATTTCACTCACATTTACAAACATTGGTTTTTATCtcatttcgttttctttttcgaACTGAAAATTTTGCAGAGTTGCTGCTTTCTGTCCATGAGATTGAATTGTATCTCCAAATTTGTGGGTAAGTTATAAGGTGTCTAGACCTGTAAATATCTTAGAGCCTCTATGTCCATGAGGGAGGAACCTTTTATGAAGTGCATCCATTTTCATCTTTCTAAGCTTGTGTGTTATTTGAGTATTTATCAATAGTAGCCAAAATTTAACGTCTAATTTCATtaatgtcattttttttataaaatatttcaaatgtagtagaAAAACCACTTAAATAGACTTAAATATcctcaaaattaaaaccaaataacAAAACCCTATTAAATcagaatttaagaaaaatgagagaCCACGATGTCATAAGGCCAATACCAATGAAATCAGCCAATATCCAAAACCAATGAAATTGTCAGTAGCCTTCAAGATTTCAGTTATACTAAGATCTTTGATTTCATTGGTATTGGCTGGGAACCCTTTGACATAGTggtctctcattttttttttaaattatgattcaatagggttttgttatttggttttaatttttaggGTATTTAGGTTTATTTAAGTGGTTTTTCTGCTATATTTGAAagattttctcaatcaacatttTTGTATTAATAAACATTTCGTAATTTTGATTCGAAatctttcttcttctacttttttttttttttttgtcttcttttttagGTGTGTTATTGTGCCATTGTGTTACCAAGTTAATAGTATATATGGCTGGAAAAGACCAGATTCTTTGGTTCTATTTCAATATGTCATATCCGCCAATAATTGTCTTTCTTTGGGATGCATTCTCTAAATGATACTCGCATGTCGCACCCTCTTAGTTTAGCTCATGTGAAGCTTCCAAAAACATTGATTTCGTGTTTCAtttgtcaaaaataatttttctcaatcaacatgtttgtagtttcgttatttagggttttgttcaacaatgcTGGGTGGAagggttttgatagttgaagaagataaataacacgttaaaagtgatttgtggtttatttagaatttttttttaatatttaaaacctaataaggtcaaatTTGTCATTGCATAATAAGGTACACAAgtcatattaaattttaatgtatgATGCATTCAACATTATATggggtgctaataaaaaaaacaaaaaacttttaaaagagTTTTTAAATTATGAGGTATTTAATCAAGATTTTTAAGAAGTTCATGAgtattcatttaaaatttttgagaAGTTTATAAAACTGCACAAAAATTTAGTTGTATTTATTCAAGATTTTATTGTAGTACATAAGACTCTGTATTTAACAGAGATTtggttttatattattttaaaaagaagAATTTTGATAGATCTTATAGTGTTTTTTAGGCTTTAAGCAATTAATCATGTCGCCGGCCATCAATAGCCAGAAGCCCGATCTATGGGAGTGAGCGATTTGAACCCCGGTGGAAGGTGGCCCAAACACTATCGTGGCAAGCTGACCTAACCCATATTTGTGGTATATGGCTCGGAAAATCAGAGTTCTGTTATACATTTGACTTCCCTTTTTGGCATTAACGTACATTTGATTTCATGCAGTATCTGTGCTCCCCTTCTCGTTTGGGTCCAATTTAGTTGCTCAAACATGAATGATTGTAGAAACTGGAAAGACTAAAATGTGACTGCAAACATCTTTCTTCTCATTTGAATATCTAATACAAACCGTATCCGGTTGCCTGTGTCACAACTAATAGCAGAATACCCCGGTTAATTTTTGTTCCCCAACCATACATGAAAAATCGAAGAAAAAAGCCGAAGACCAGAAAAGGCCCCAACAAATACATGTTATTCAAGGTAGCAGATGATTGGAGATTCAGAggaaattttgagaaattttggatATCCTAACTACTACCCTGTTTCTGGAGAATTTTTTGGTTCGATGACTTGAGCTCATCTTCGAACAGGGTTTCCCCCTCCCAGTCCTCGAGGTGGTGGTGCCTCGTACCCACTCCCACCACGAGCCGGTGGTGTTGTTGCAGAACCATAATGCACATTGCCTGTGGGCATATGTCCTTGAGGACCACCAGCAGCAGCTCTAGACTGTGTATCATAGTTGACACCCCGGGTTGGATCATAACCAGGCACTCTTTGCACTTCGTAACCCGGTCTCTGTACATCATATCCAGGTCTCTGTGCGTCATAAGCGGGTCCTCTCTGTGGATCATAAGCAGGCCCTCTCTGTGAATCATAAGCAGGTCCTCTCTGTGCATCATGAGCAGGTCCTGAAGGATCATAACCAGGCCCTCTTGGTGCGTCATAACCAGTCCTTCCAAGAGGTCCAGATTGAGCTCCAACCAATGGAGGAGTCCCTGTGGCAGCAGCACCGCCAGCACCAGCAGCAACAGCCGCAGCCGTAGCCGTAGCAGGAGGGAAGGGGGCACGTCCCTGATATACATTATACAGTGTAACAGCGTATAAGTATTCATTTGCATCACTCTAGAGGCAGTGAGGAAAATATGTTTCAACTGAAAACAAATGATTTGAGCAGGACAGCAAGACTTCTTAAGAGTTTATCAGCAGCCACATTCAACAAGGTTTTACAGGCCATaccttcttgattatttttcaaatcaccTACTATAGTACTAATTTTAATCAAGTTACGTGCAACCGAGATTCCCAACCAAAATTCTTATCAGTTTGGCTTTGAGAGAGCGAAGGCTATGGATATACAGAACTgaatttaatatttgatttttgcGGCTAATTTGAAGTTGTATTGGTGTTCCAATAGTAAGACtcactccaatggtgggctatgGGCTAAATTTCCCCtttaaatttccccccaaactcagtccaacccaaggggaaactTTGGGGTAAAAGCTAAATGGGGAATTGAGGCCAGATTCcgcccaaaatttagcccaaaagTTGGTGTGGGCCCCACCGAAATGTTTGCTTTTCAGCGTTTGGGCGCCAAACGCAGCCCAACCCAACCCCCAACGCGCCTAACGCGCGAGCCTTCCGACCGCGAATGATCCACCCATGTGGGCCTATCGGCCACGTTCCGCCTTGCATCCAACGGCctagattcaaattttttttttttttttatatttatatattattgaatccaacggctgaaatcaaatataattaaatacctatgtaaactctataaatacctatgtatttgttcaatcatccacacaaaactcaattttctcctacaattcttctaatttatctttctaccatttctttccatttccaaattgttcaacatggcaagagagcatattagaggtcgtaaGTGGACCTGTGAGGAACCACGATGGCTAGATTCGTCATGGTGCTCAGATTGCATAAACAAGTTGACAAGTTCAGCTTCGGCGTTGAACAATTACGCATCCTCAATCTCAATCCTTGCTTGGTATTGTGCCATCTGCATTGCCATGCTACGCCTTCTTCTATCacccattgatgagatattgaggatttttgggaaacaaaaattctttgaaagttgaaagattggtgaatatagacgatgattgaaggttgaaaggttgtgtgatcaacaaatattgaacatatgtttatatagaggatgattgatgaaagttgaacggttggtgaaaattgaaagtttggtgttgaacggttgatgaaagttgaaagtttggtgttcaatggttggtgaattgaaaatttggtgttgaaCGGTTCGTGAATTGAAAGTTAGCCCAGGGTTGAAAGATGGGTGAAAGTTGAAGGCTTGTtttgtggaaaatttagtgatttttcaatatttattggaatttaaattttgtttagattaaaatgttcataaaattaatttacgatagtctacatatttatttttaaacaaaaaattaatttaagaaaaaaatagcctaagttcattctttaataatcccttgctaaaattttaggccataaCGATTGGAgcaaaaaagttgtttctgggctaaaaactaaattttccgggctaaaaaCTTTGgctttagcccaaccattgaagatggtctaagggGAGTGGTAAAACACAGTATGATTGTCACCTGCGTATTCTTTTCCTAAAGATACTTTTAACTCTAATTTACTTTCTGGCAAGGAATAACTTTGGGGAAAAATGCaagcaaaaataaaagatttttgACAACCACTGTCACAATTTCTAGCATCCATGCACTAATGATTCATAAAATGAAAAACTGAGCTTGAAGTATTTTCATAAAGGCTTCAGTGGTATTGACATAATGATAATCTATTTTGATTGGTAAGCAGTAGTCTTGTGTTAATAGCATGTGGACAAATAAGCCATTGATGTCACCAACACACACTATACTCTTGCAAACAGCCAATCCCAGTTGAAACAACTGGGACTTCAACAACTAACATGGTAAGGGATAAACGAAAAGAATAAGATGAAAAGCTAACAAAAGGCAAGATGCGGAAAGATCGCATACCTGTTGAACACCGTAGCTATCTTCAAAAGCATTTTGTCCTATAGCCTGCCCAGTAGCCTCGTTCTCATTATTTCCCGGGGTTCCATAATATGGGGCACCTACATTTCATTGCCACAGAGAAGCCAACCACAATGCATTTAAAGGTCAAGGTAAACAATAAACAAGGGTATCCAAATGTCCTCGAATACAAAATGAAGTAAATTTACCAGTTCTACGATCAACATTAGAATTATTCAGTAACTCTGCTCGGAGCTTTTCCACCTCCCTAGCCATGGTAACATAGTTCTTCTCCATGACCTGAAGTGATTCAAGGTGGCTGCTGTATAATCTCTTTTCATAGTCATATGTATCCCTGCACAATTCCAACCAACAGAAAATGTCAATTGGTTTTTCAAAACGGAAAATACGCAACAAGCATTGAAGTTTgaagttacaaaaaaaatagaacatAAGCACGAACCTGCATAGCTGATATTCCTGCCTCAGTCCATCAAGCTGTGCAACCAAAGCCGGAATCTGCTGCACATCTGCATGAGTCCTCTGAAGATCCTGCCCAAGTTGTTGCACTTTGGTGATGAGTTCTTGCCTCGAAACAACCAAGCTCTGGGCCTCGGCTCGAGCCTTCTGTAGCTCCGCCTTAACAGGCTCAGCCGACTTCAGGTCAGCTTCCATCTTAGCTATACTATCCACAAGGCTACTCATCTGCTGTTCTCTCTCAGACTTGATAGCTCCTATCTGGGCATGTAATATCTGCAACTCATGTTGGGCACCCGCCAGCTCTTGCCTCAGGCTTCCGTGGGTGGCGGCGAGCCTCTGGTTCTCCACCACAAGCCTCTGCATCTCCACATGTTGTGCAGCCAGCTTCTGCTCCATAACTTGTGGAGGAGGTAACATATCAAACGGAGGATAGGCGCCATGGGGCGGCCGCATCCCCGGGCCAAATGGGTCCGGTCCGGAGAGCGGCCGACGCATGTGAGCCGGCGGAATTCGACCTTTGCTTCCCATTTTTCCCGAATTCACCCTAACTTTCCTAACAAATTACAAACTTTTCTGCACAATCAAAACCACACAATGAGAATCGCAAACATTTTGCTTTGAATTTATAAAATTGGTTTGCTTTCAACAATCGGGTTTCTTTCTGTTATCGATCTTGATTTCGAATCCGTCCAATCTCACGCCCAAAGTGAAGTTTCCGATTCAGACCTAAAAGTGATTGGCTTTCGAGAAAATTTGGGGAAAGAAAAAATTAACCAGTGGGAAAGTGATACTTACTTGATGAATGGTTGACAGAAAATTTGGTCTTCTGTGGCGAAAATTGAAGTGCCTTTCGTGCTTGCTCTGCCCTAgtgagagagtagagagagaatgATTATACGAAGCAAGAAGAGAAGATCACCTTGCAACTTTTTTTGGCAccctttttacttttcacagcattttttttttttttttaattttgtcccTCAAAGAGAATAAATTAGAGCAAAAGCAATACTCAAAAGTTAACAAGATTACGTGTAGAGTGAAAATACGTGTGAaaaatattgtatttttttggaaaaatgatTCTCTTCCTTTCtaatctcttttttctttcttcttctcttattTGAACAGTTAAGATTTAGTTACGTCAACAtctcatattaattttttttataaaaataatatgtgaGAAAAGATGAACAAAAGGGATGAGAATAGGAGATGAAAAATTCTACTCTATTTTTCTTGGACACTTgatcaacaaaaaattaaaataaaaggcCTGCCCTAAATTTGAAGGGCCGAATTATTCCTCCCAAAATTGTTAGATAGTCCAATGGGCTTCAAATGATTCCCACCATAAAATTTTAGTCCTCTGTCAGATGTGCAGTCAGTATGTTGAGCCAGTGCACACCCATTGCGCTGAAAAGCAAATTTCTTTGTTTACAAGTTAcagtagtttaaaatattgtCAAGTTTGATCAAATCTAGTGTTGATATTGAAAAaagaggtattcatcaatttacCTTCTGAATTTGTGATCATTGGTCAATTTTcgctctcaactttaattttgaccAATTTCCCActtcataattagtcaattcctctctcaactctcataattggTCAATTTGCACtctattcttaatttttttaattttccatctattcttctATTAAGTAGGTATCCGCATGATTGCAtttaaaaagcaaaaaaaaaaaatttcaatttgcaccctactatcattttttcaatttgcaccctactgtcaTTTTCCCGTTAAGTAGGTTTCCCTACACCTTAACAGAGGTAGACGAGGTCGAGGGAGGAGGCAACGGGGTGTGGGCAGCTGCAAACTGCAAAAGCAGCATATCAAATGGACTGGGCTGCAAACAATGGAGGAGGGAGGTGTTGGCGGCTGTCACGGGCTCGGCTTGgagaaaaggaagaacaagaaaaagttcgaagaaaaggaagaagatagAAGCCATAGGAAAAATGACTTTTTCGCCCTTTAAAGGCAGTCATACTAATATCTACTTAACGgaagaatagatggaaaattaaaaaaattaatagtaggatgtaaattgactaattatgagagttgagagggaaattggccaaaattaaagttaagagaGGAAATTGACTATTTATAAGAGTTGAGAGGGGAAATTgaccaaaattaaagttaagggagGAAATTGACCAATCCTTACAGATTCAGGAGGgtaaattgatgaatacctcttgaaaaaaaaaaatactggtAGAAGCTTGAAGTTCGAATATCCTCCAGTTTGATGAGATCTGATACATATACTTGACCAGTTatccttctctcttttttttttttttttttttttttttggaaacagtTATCCTTCTcttttcaataataaaaaaagtttgaagtTCCCTCGTTGTTAACAACATCCGATGCATGCCAAATTACATCCAATGCAGGATTTTTACTTGTTGGTAGCCTCAGCCACCTACTTTAGGAACACTAGCCAATGATGCTTGAATCTTCTCCTCTTCAAATGACAAGTCCACCAGATTTCCTTGCAGATAATTCTCATAAGCTGGCAAATCAAAATGTCCATGCCCACACATTGCTGTGAGAATCACTTTGGCTTCTCCGGTCTCTTGACATTTCTGAGCTTCCCTGATGGTGGCAGCAATGGCATGTGTTGGCTCTGGCGCTGGTATCAATCCTTCGGTTCTAGCAAATTTTATAGCACCTGCAATGGAACACGCACAGAAGTTAGAACCATAATCGAATTCTATAACTTCACTACCACACGCCAAGCATATACATTCATGGGAAGTGATTTTCGCAAaatctttttctccttttaaaCATCCATGTCCCTTTGTTGTTCTTCAGTATTCAATCCGAACACAATAGATACCAAGGAGTTACGTGAGGAGAAAAGGGTGTGCAACAATCACTTTCCACATTCATAGCTCCAAAGTTGGTTCGTATACCATGGAAAGTAAAGTTGAATTACCTTGAAAGCACTCAATCTGGGGAATTGAAATTGCTTCCATGTAACCCAGTTCGTAGACGTGTGAGATTAACGGTGACATACCATGGTAGCGCAATCCCCCTGTTTAATAAATAGGGCAAAGTTGAACATGAATAAGTAAATTTCAATGAGTTGATAAAGCTCTGAGAGAGCCAGTAAGTAATTACCAGCATGAATTGGGTCAGGGATGAAGTCGTGCCCAAGCGTATGCATCTTCATTAGTGGAGTCATCCCCGCTGTATCGCCATAATCATATGCGTATACGCCTTTAGTTAACGAAGGACATGCTGCGGGTTCAACTGCTCTAATTACAGGGTTCATTTTCCCTTTCAGCTTCTCCCTGATGAATGGGAAACTGAGCCCTGCAAAATTGGATCCTCCACCAGTACATCCTATGATAACATCCGGGACTTCACCTATCGCCTCCATTTGTTTTAGACACTCCTCTCCTATTACTGTCTGGTGAAGCAAAACATGGTTGAGAACACTTCCTAGACAGTATTTAGTATCACCATTCATAGCTGCAATCTCCACGGCTTCAGAAATAGCTATTCCCAAACTTCCGGGGCTGGATGGATCGATTTGAAGGATTTTTCTACCTGCTTCGGTTAGGGTGGATGGAGATGGGTATACCTTTGCACCCCAAGTTTGCATCATCAATCTGCGATATGGTTTCTGATCAAAAGATGCACGCACTTGCCACACCTATAAATACTTAGAATAAGTGAGACATGCATGAATTATAATGATGAAAACTAATGTTTTGGCAGAGAAGTATGGCATAACTCAATATGTTTTGCTTGAACCAATTTTGACGCCAGGCAAGAATAATGTGAGTGGCATCATAAAATTCATATGCGTGCTTCGGTGTGTGAGTATGCAAAAAGGCAATTTAAAGGTTAAGGTTTTGTTACCTCACACTCAACATCAAATAAGGTGCAAGCAAAAGCCAATGCACTTCCCCATTGGCCAGCTCCCGTTTCTGTCACGATCTTCTTGATTCCTTCTTGTGCATTATACCACACTTGTGGAACTGCAGAGTTGGGCTTGTGTGATCCAGCCGGGCTGACACCTTCATACTTGTAGTAAATTCTGGCGGGTGTGTCAAGAAGCTTCTCCAACCTCTTGGCCCTATATACAACTGAAATGATAAGACACTTCCAACAATTTTACAGGAAGAATAAGTTACAGAAAAAACGAAGTTGTTAGGCATGCTAGCTCAACAAACCTAATGAGAGGTGATGGGCGCCAAAGCTTGTATACATCACGAACTTCATCTGGGATATCTATGAATCTTTCGTTGCTTGCCTCCTGCTTAATCAACTCATCGGGAAATAGAGGAGACAAATCTTCAGGTTTAATCGGTTCAAAAGTCTTGGGATGCAATGGAGGAGGTGGTTTTACAGGAAGGTCTGCAATCAAGTTATACCACTGTCGAGGGATTTCAATTGACTTCGAATCGGCATTGAGAGATGCTCTTGCTCTACAGCCATTTGAAAGCCTCAGATGCATAGGCTTTCTATCAAGTGCAATAAATCCAAGCCATTTCTTCTCAACTGAAGAAATACAAGTAGTTAGAGGAAATACCAAGAAAGCAATACTGAAACATCGTTAATAACACTAGAGTTAACTCAACCGCTGAAAGGTCGATGAAATTTAGCTCATTCCATTTTTATGTTTGATTGGTCATAAAGCGTGCGTTGTATAAGCATAAAAGTCGAATATCGCttctacaaaaaataatattcataCAATCGAATCACCGATCCAATATATGATCTTTCCACAAATCCATGCAAAGATTCCATATTTTCAGCAGCAACATAACTTCAGATTAATTTTTAGCAGCCATAACTTTTGTTTATCAATCAAGTAGTTGAAAATCAGCTGAAATTCGAATCCCAGAAACCAAAAGTGCTCAAGAGTTTACCTTTTGTGTGTGGGGATGATGAAGGTTTAGTGTGAATTGAATTTGCAGTGAAGAGACTTTGAGTGGTCATACTTTCTTGGAAGTTCAGGAATCTTAGCTATGCAAACACTGAAGTAAAAGTAGTGAGAACATTAGGAGGGATTGAGATTAGGGTTTTGACTCAGAAATTTGGGAGATTGAAAAACATGAAgtccaattaatttttttttttttgcaggtagTGGAAGAATATAATAATAGCTTTGGTTGTATGAATTAAATTTGACTTTGACGTTGGAAGGCGCCGCCGGGCTTCTTGTAAGAAAAAGGCGAAAAAGGCGAAAAAGCCGGATTTTTTTTAGGATTCAAATGATCtcatccgtttatcgtatatcgtgaaattaatttttgttaaatattatttaaatttaattttatattttgaaatgatttctgatcgcacgatgtatgatgaacggatgaGATCACGGGATCTCTAGGATAAGGATCCAACGGGGATCATTATCCGAAAAAGgccacttttttaattttccaataCGTCGGGAATAGTTTTTTGAGTTTCGAAAAAGGccaccttttttaattttccaataCATCGGGAATAGTTTTTTGAGTTTCGAAAAAGGCCACCTTTTCTAATTTTCCAATTTGTCGtgaatagttttttttatttttattttgttaaacgtgagattttgttagattaaatattaGATTAATTAACGATAGAGTTTAAACCTACACTATCATGTAAAAGTTCAATACATTTTCACCGTTGTAATAAAAGGTCATATGTATACATaattgaaccatattattactagtttATTGTGAAATTaaattgatcttttttttttaatgtaaatagtATTGTttgttaataaataaataataaaaaaactcagATTTCATGTGGGTGCATTGAAATTCTACCCtactctctcacacacacacacttgatCTTAGAGCATCTTCAAGAGAAGCTCTAA encodes:
- the LOC137708117 gene encoding protein FLX-like 2; protein product: MGSKGRIPPAHMRRPLSGPDPFGPGMRPPHGAYPPFDMLPPPQVMEQKLAAQHVEMQRLVVENQRLAATHGSLRQELAGAQHELQILHAQIGAIKSEREQQMSSLVDSIAKMEADLKSAEPVKAELQKARAEAQSLVVSRQELITKVQQLGQDLQRTHADVQQIPALVAQLDGLRQEYQLCRDTYDYEKRLYSSHLESLQVMEKNYVTMAREVEKLRAELLNNSNVDRRTGAPYYGTPGNNENEATGQAIGQNAFEDSYGVQQGRAPFPPATATAAAVAAGAGGAAATGTPPLVGAQSGPLGRTGYDAPRGPGYDPSGPAHDAQRGPAYDSQRGPAYDPQRGPAYDAQRPGYDVQRPGYEVQRVPGYDPTRGVNYDTQSRAAAGGPQGHMPTGNVHYGSATTPPARGGSGYEAPPPRGLGGGNPVRR
- the LOC137708585 gene encoding uncharacterized protein, with amino-acid sequence MTTQSLFTANSIHTKPSSSPHTKVEKKWLGFIALDRKPMHLRLSNGCRARASLNADSKSIEIPRQWYNLIADLPVKPPPPLHPKTFEPIKPEDLSPLFPDELIKQEASNERFIDIPDEVRDVYKLWRPSPLIRAKRLEKLLDTPARIYYKYEGVSPAGSHKPNSAVPQVWYNAQEGIKKIVTETGAGQWGSALAFACTLFDVECEVWQVRASFDQKPYRRLMMQTWGAKVYPSPSTLTEAGRKILQIDPSSPGSLGIAISEAVEIAAMNGDTKYCLGSVLNHVLLHQTVIGEECLKQMEAIGEVPDVIIGCTGGGSNFAGLSFPFIREKLKGKMNPVIRAVEPAACPSLTKGVYAYDYGDTAGMTPLMKMHTLGHDFIPDPIHAGGLRYHGMSPLISHVYELGYMEAISIPQIECFQGAIKFARTEGLIPAPEPTHAIAATIREAQKCQETGEAKVILTAMCGHGHFDLPAYENYLQGNLVDLSFEEEKIQASLASVPKVGG